The Candidatus Zixiibacteriota bacterium genome has a window encoding:
- a CDS encoding O-antigen ligase family protein yields the protein MTGSTSVNRIATSPAVPGLLALSPFLAALAAAIGMMAIGRMLVAILLLAGAVAVALTLLPRISFYLFMGSMAVWLPQQVTMTFAVHVFDFMLAVLFAGVAVEFLLKSNGEIRSTGYDLAFLALIAATLISAILAYRPVYSIVPVVRIATIYIAFRVFYKYGEELGVRRVLTTYVGIVTLLSVYNFVKFIAHGGQIRVFGLAELGYEPMSMTALPMALAFLLWANRFGERFWYGVVCVLIAAGIFATQARGPLLTVMLATPVLLWFTWRKAKREQNHTVVRSARLVTLGMILLAVVTVSLSTNLLANAWGRYQEFIVSLGDPEGTIALRLVLWRIALRTFMDNPLVGIGIGNFRIVHEIYPDLRVIPLHLQVKGMSAHNVLLHYLAETGLAGTLSLLTLTWLGLRNSYRTYRERFSTSGTQVSAALFIALLVFALTLLYMRAWTWGEGGYVMALLFGVGAAWNRPARRS from the coding sequence ATGACCGGCTCAACCTCTGTTAATCGCATCGCTACTTCGCCCGCGGTGCCGGGCCTGCTCGCCCTGTCTCCGTTTCTGGCGGCGCTTGCGGCTGCGATCGGCATGATGGCTATCGGCCGCATGCTCGTGGCGATACTACTCCTTGCCGGGGCGGTGGCCGTGGCGCTCACGCTTCTACCTCGAATCTCGTTCTATTTGTTTATGGGATCGATGGCCGTCTGGCTGCCCCAGCAGGTCACCATGACCTTCGCCGTGCACGTTTTTGACTTCATGTTGGCGGTCTTGTTCGCGGGTGTGGCTGTCGAGTTTCTGCTGAAGTCGAATGGTGAAATTCGCTCCACCGGCTACGATCTGGCCTTTCTGGCCCTGATAGCGGCTACGTTGATTTCGGCCATCCTGGCCTACCGGCCGGTATACTCGATAGTGCCGGTTGTGCGTATCGCGACCATCTACATTGCTTTTCGAGTTTTCTACAAGTACGGTGAGGAGCTAGGGGTCAGGCGAGTCCTTACCACGTACGTCGGAATAGTGACACTGTTATCCGTATATAACTTCGTCAAGTTCATCGCTCACGGAGGGCAGATACGGGTTTTCGGGCTGGCGGAACTAGGATACGAGCCGATGTCCATGACGGCACTCCCCATGGCGCTCGCTTTCCTCCTCTGGGCGAACAGGTTCGGCGAGCGTTTCTGGTATGGCGTGGTCTGCGTGCTTATTGCCGCGGGAATATTCGCCACTCAAGCGAGAGGGCCGCTACTGACAGTAATGCTCGCAACGCCGGTGCTGCTCTGGTTTACCTGGCGTAAGGCGAAACGCGAGCAGAACCACACGGTAGTCCGATCGGCGCGACTGGTCACGCTTGGCATGATTTTGCTCGCCGTTGTCACAGTTTCTCTCAGCACCAATTTGCTCGCTAATGCCTGGGGGAGGTATCAGGAATTCATCGTGTCGCTGGGAGATCCTGAGGGGACAATTGCGCTCCGTCTGGTGCTCTGGAGAATCGCGCTGCGCACGTTTATGGATAATCCGCTGGTGGGAATCGGGATCGGCAATTTCCGAATTGTCCACGAAATCTATCCTGATTTGCGTGTGATTCCGTTGCACTTACAAGTCAAGGGGATGTCTGCTCACAATGTTCTACTCCACTATCTGGCAGAGACCGGCCTGGCCGGGACACTATCCTTGCTGACTCTCACGTGGCTTGGCCTACGCAACAGCTATCGTACTTACCGAGAAAGATTCTCGACAAGTGGCACGCAAGTATCGGCTGCGCTATTCATTGCCCTGCTTGTCTTTGCCCTCACTTTGCTTTACATGCGGGCGTGGACCTGGGGCGAGGGGGGGTACGTGATGGCGCTGCTTTTTGGAGTGGGCGCGGCGTGGAATCGACCAGCGCGACGGTCCTGA
- a CDS encoding sigma 54-interacting transcriptional regulator yields the protein MNRHDVDKAFCVSAAAHMRTLLARRDFVGAVQCYEAQQSQIATEVGSVEVGEILHLAAQAYASLTNYTAALKAARLAQALMTKAGDSLMLAEVFVTLGGILRDRGELAEAQKAYRDAESIFRRNDCPEGQSRALNHLAGLYFRLADYRNALAVLMDAVVIARRLDDRRKLAFMMGNIGRLHTFMGDFAEAERHLLINIEMSSDLGDDLETMRAQLSLGYVYLQQAEFEHAEEMFGKAGVLLTAVNSPRDEVIYLTYLGELQYRTGEFDLSGSVLRKALAKAETIAPGTTLAGRVMRHLAELAVRTGDFRLARKIAARATVIMERVDERVELGALKKIMAQVTTGNSDDLGERQAAEARQLFQRAIDILDESGVRWEKAEALTAAGSSPVFTERQRLTYLFRAEEFYSRNRIRNKQDEISRLINALGRFTAESSSSAAVTNRSEFDYLTRCPALERIKKQLPLLSRSDLPVLITGETGVGKDHLARYYHSLVRPDGPFVAVNCASVPENLLESELFGFRKGAFTGADHNKPGLFEAANGGVFLLDEIGDLPLGLQAKLLGVLESRRITPLGSTRQVEIDIILVAATNRDLEAMVEQGTFRRDLYYRLSGITLHLPPLRRRKEDIPLLVEHFTRKRGLLGPQQRVSPELVQQFLAHDWPGNIRELDNVINRLSLMSQSVADGQLHEVVRSILSPEQAADHSPGLFERVELFERQLITEALLAAGGNKSEAARILGIHEATVRTKLKRYGISLEGSMPD from the coding sequence ATGAACCGACACGACGTAGACAAGGCGTTCTGCGTCTCGGCCGCCGCGCACATGCGCACACTTTTGGCCAGGCGGGACTTTGTCGGCGCCGTGCAGTGCTATGAGGCTCAGCAGAGCCAGATAGCCACTGAGGTCGGGTCAGTCGAGGTCGGGGAAATTCTCCACCTCGCCGCCCAGGCTTATGCTTCCCTCACCAACTACACGGCCGCCCTTAAGGCGGCGCGTCTCGCCCAGGCGCTAATGACCAAAGCCGGCGACTCCCTGATGCTGGCGGAGGTCTTTGTCACCCTGGGCGGCATCCTGCGTGACAGGGGTGAGCTCGCGGAAGCACAAAAGGCGTACCGCGACGCAGAATCGATCTTTAGACGAAACGACTGCCCGGAAGGACAAAGCCGGGCGCTCAATCATCTGGCCGGCCTGTATTTCCGCCTCGCCGACTATCGCAACGCCCTGGCGGTGCTGATGGACGCGGTGGTGATCGCGCGTCGGCTCGATGACCGCCGCAAACTGGCATTCATGATGGGTAATATCGGCCGCCTGCACACCTTCATGGGCGACTTTGCCGAGGCCGAGAGGCACCTTTTAATCAACATCGAGATGTCATCCGATCTGGGCGATGATCTCGAGACCATGCGGGCGCAGCTCTCGCTCGGCTACGTTTACCTGCAGCAGGCCGAGTTCGAGCACGCCGAAGAGATGTTCGGCAAAGCCGGCGTTCTCCTGACCGCGGTCAACTCGCCCCGCGACGAGGTCATCTATCTCACCTATCTCGGCGAGCTGCAGTATCGCACCGGCGAGTTTGATCTCTCCGGCAGCGTCCTGCGCAAGGCGCTGGCGAAGGCCGAGACTATTGCACCCGGAACCACCCTGGCCGGTCGGGTGATGCGTCACCTGGCGGAGCTGGCGGTGCGCACCGGCGACTTCCGCCTGGCGCGGAAGATAGCCGCGCGCGCTACGGTTATCATGGAGCGGGTCGACGAACGTGTCGAACTGGGCGCGCTTAAGAAGATCATGGCGCAGGTAACAACCGGCAACTCCGACGATCTCGGCGAAAGGCAGGCCGCTGAGGCCCGCCAGTTGTTCCAGCGCGCTATCGATATCCTCGACGAATCCGGCGTGCGCTGGGAGAAAGCCGAGGCCCTGACTGCCGCGGGATCATCGCCGGTGTTCACCGAGCGCCAGAGGCTGACCTACCTGTTCCGCGCGGAGGAGTTTTACTCGCGCAATCGAATCAGGAACAAGCAGGACGAAATCAGCCGTCTAATCAACGCCCTGGGACGGTTCACCGCTGAAAGTTCATCGTCGGCGGCGGTCACAAACCGAAGCGAGTTCGATTATCTGACCCGGTGCCCCGCGCTGGAGCGGATAAAGAAGCAACTGCCCCTGCTGAGTCGCTCCGATCTGCCGGTGCTGATTACCGGCGAAACCGGTGTGGGCAAGGACCATCTCGCCCGCTACTATCATTCGCTGGTTCGGCCGGACGGTCCGTTCGTGGCAGTAAACTGCGCCTCGGTGCCTGAGAATCTGTTAGAATCCGAGCTGTTTGGTTTCCGCAAGGGAGCGTTCACCGGCGCCGACCACAACAAGCCGGGTCTGTTCGAAGCGGCTAACGGCGGAGTTTTCCTGCTCGACGAAATCGGTGATCTCCCACTCGGCCTTCAGGCCAAGCTGCTGGGCGTGCTGGAGTCTCGCCGCATCACGCCGCTGGGAAGCACCCGCCAGGTGGAGATCGACATCATCCTGGTAGCGGCGACCAACCGTGATTTGGAAGCGATGGTCGAGCAAGGTACGTTCCGCCGCGACCTCTACTATCGCCTGAGCGGCATTACGCTCCACCTGCCGCCGCTGCGCCGGCGCAAGGAAGACATCCCGCTTCTGGTCGAGCACTTCACGCGCAAGCGCGGACTGCTCGGGCCGCAGCAAAGAGTGTCGCCCGAATTGGTTCAGCAATTCCTGGCGCATGACTGGCCGGGAAACATTCGCGAACTCGACAACGTGATTAATCGGCTCTCGCTCATGTCGCAGTCGGTGGCCGACGGACAACTCCACGAAGTGGTCCGTTCGATTCTGTCCCCCGAGCAGGCGGCGGATCACTCCCCCGGGCTGTTTGAGCGGGTGGAGCTGTTCGAGCGGCAACTGATCACCGAGGCGCTGCTCGCGGCGGGCGGCAACAAGAGCGAGGCCGCCCGCATACTCGGCATCCACGAAGCGACCGTAAGAACCAAGCTGAAACGGTACGGCATCAGCCTGGAGGGCAGCATGCCCGATTAA
- the acpS gene encoding holo-ACP synthase, with amino-acid sequence MAQIFGIDIVAVGRVKRAAEGQTRLLDDFFSREELACCVSRRHPHARLAAILAVKEALLKAAGIGLHEGLRFREIEVLSDDSGRPTVRLHGRLREIIGDTNGGRCLVSSGFTDDLACAVVALQHQTSE; translated from the coding sequence TTGGCGCAGATATTCGGCATCGACATAGTCGCGGTGGGGCGCGTCAAGCGCGCTGCGGAAGGTCAAACCAGGCTGCTCGATGATTTCTTTTCGCGGGAGGAACTGGCCTGCTGCGTATCACGTAGACATCCTCACGCCCGGCTGGCGGCGATCCTGGCGGTCAAGGAAGCGCTGCTGAAAGCGGCGGGGATCGGATTGCATGAAGGTTTGAGATTCAGGGAAATAGAAGTACTGAGTGATGACTCGGGCCGACCAACGGTGCGATTGCACGGCCGATTGAGAGAGATTATCGGCGACACAAATGGCGGGCGCTGCCTAGTGTCTTCGGGTTTCACCGATGACCTCGCCTGCGCTGTAGTCGCCCTGCAACACCAAACAAGCGAGTAA
- a CDS encoding BMC domain-containing protein, with product MPRPALGLIETSGIDGALAATRAASDAGQVVIVSAEQGAAGRMTVKIEGDWSAVQGAVEAGARAAHTAGELVSMHVIPKSDDEVVAILPYPRFVGKYRPGGIPEVAAPAPLRKAREQSVPRTPLRAKTTSTPQPKVRAKPAAMPTAPDAASQATPAALKSVPPQLAPSSGRPTWEQLEAMAVVKLRRYARTIADLPIKGRQISIANKEQLLEAIASARHGGR from the coding sequence ATGCCACGACCAGCGCTAGGACTAATCGAAACGAGCGGAATCGACGGTGCTCTCGCGGCAACCCGGGCGGCATCGGATGCCGGACAGGTGGTCATAGTCTCCGCGGAGCAGGGCGCGGCCGGGCGGATGACGGTCAAGATCGAGGGCGACTGGTCCGCTGTGCAGGGTGCGGTCGAGGCCGGAGCACGGGCCGCGCATACGGCCGGGGAGCTGGTGTCGATGCACGTGATCCCCAAGTCGGACGACGAAGTCGTTGCGATCCTGCCGTATCCACGCTTTGTCGGAAAGTACCGCCCGGGCGGGATCCCTGAGGTTGCAGCGCCTGCTCCGCTCCGGAAAGCGAGAGAGCAGTCTGTGCCACGCACCCCCCTCCGCGCGAAAACGACATCAACTCCCCAACCCAAAGTCCGTGCCAAGCCGGCCGCAATGCCAACCGCTCCTGACGCTGCATCACAGGCAACGCCGGCGGCACTGAAGAGCGTGCCTCCTCAGCTGGCGCCATCATCGGGGCGGCCGACCTGGGAGCAACTCGAGGCGATGGCGGTCGTGAAGCTGCGCCGCTATGCGCGCACGATCGCCGACCTGCCGATCAAAGGGCGGCAGATCTCAATTGCCAACAAGGAGCAGTTGCTCGAGGCGATAGCCTCGGCAAGGCACGGCGGGCGGTAG
- a CDS encoding TIGR03960 family B12-binding radical SAM protein: MRKLLEERFFPFVIRPGRYSGGEPGQIVKDPKGRVNYLHAYPDKYEVGQSYVGLQSLYHIVNQDDRFLCERVFAVDTDAEALMRREAIPLFSLETSRPAREFDAIGFTLVDEMVATNTLAMLELAGLALRADQRGESDPIIMAGGPAVYNPEPLAPFFDLFFIGDAEEGLPQMLAILHELRGHSKEERLRALAERVESVYVPRFYDTQAKPVVPFAPETIKARVIPDLKPEYYPSQPLVPLVETVHDHLGVEIMRGCPQGCKFCYAGPIYRPVRIRSVSDISRQVETQLNATGYSAVSLLALSATDYPDLEKLVISLSSRLAQQRVSISLPSLRPGSVSPTVIKAASTVRKFGLTIAPEAGTERLRLVIRKDFPDEAILDTARIAFSNGWTSLKLYFMVGLPTETEDDLRGIADLCGKVLTVGREYTHKAAINVTLSPFVPKAHTPFQWDEALPEKEVFERIRFVKRQTRSGQVQFRFASSQMATISALIGRGGREMADVIETAFRLGCRFDSWGESFDFAKWTEALERHNIDTVAKMKPIPFTQRLPWSHIAKGKSVEHLIEERQKTSLQLQPHVAQMQPPERESSRNEKQPEFGRAKKRVIVKDQTAPTKNRVRVRWSKSARFKYMSHLDNLHLMERALRRARLPVAYSQGHNPIMKLSLGPPLPLGFTSEAEYIDITLETGLMPYMIDNLRRQLPQGIEILEARTALEKKASLSGALNRAEYAVSYEYWSDREQLEASLATILASEKLECERGAEDKVKTVNLRPGVYTLQIETNQLVMVLGLGEGSYAKPTEVATFLTESLTVPIEALPFHRRALYRVDDFGRRIDPMDL; the protein is encoded by the coding sequence ATGAGAAAACTGCTCGAAGAACGCTTCTTCCCGTTTGTCATCCGCCCCGGACGGTATTCCGGCGGCGAACCGGGCCAGATCGTCAAGGATCCTAAGGGCCGGGTCAACTACCTCCACGCCTACCCGGACAAGTACGAGGTCGGCCAGTCGTATGTCGGCCTTCAAAGCCTCTATCATATCGTCAACCAAGACGACCGCTTCCTGTGCGAGCGGGTGTTCGCGGTCGATACCGACGCCGAAGCGCTCATGCGGCGCGAGGCGATTCCGCTGTTTTCGCTGGAGACCTCCCGCCCGGCGCGCGAATTCGACGCAATCGGGTTCACCCTGGTTGACGAGATGGTCGCCACCAACACGCTGGCGATGCTCGAACTCGCCGGTCTCGCTCTTCGGGCCGACCAGCGCGGGGAAAGCGATCCGATAATCATGGCCGGCGGCCCCGCGGTCTACAACCCGGAGCCGCTCGCGCCGTTCTTTGACCTGTTCTTTATCGGCGACGCCGAGGAAGGTCTCCCGCAGATGCTCGCGATTCTGCATGAGTTGCGCGGCCACAGCAAAGAAGAGCGTCTGCGCGCGTTAGCTGAGCGAGTCGAATCAGTATACGTTCCGCGATTCTACGACACCCAGGCAAAACCAGTTGTGCCGTTTGCGCCGGAGACGATTAAGGCGCGTGTTATCCCGGATTTGAAGCCCGAATACTATCCAAGTCAGCCGCTGGTACCTCTGGTCGAGACCGTGCACGATCATCTCGGGGTCGAAATCATGCGCGGCTGCCCGCAAGGGTGCAAGTTCTGCTACGCGGGACCGATCTATCGCCCGGTGCGTATTCGCTCTGTGAGCGACATCAGCCGCCAGGTGGAGACGCAGCTGAACGCCACCGGCTACAGCGCGGTGTCGCTCTTGGCATTATCGGCAACCGATTATCCCGATCTCGAAAAGCTGGTGATATCATTATCGTCACGCCTCGCGCAGCAGCGAGTATCGATATCCTTGCCCTCACTCAGGCCGGGCAGTGTTTCGCCCACCGTTATCAAAGCCGCGAGCACAGTGCGCAAGTTCGGGCTGACTATCGCCCCCGAGGCCGGCACCGAACGGCTGCGCCTCGTGATTCGCAAAGATTTCCCGGATGAAGCGATTCTGGACACGGCGCGGATCGCCTTTTCCAACGGCTGGACCAGCCTCAAACTGTATTTCATGGTCGGGCTGCCGACCGAAACTGAGGACGACCTTCGCGGTATCGCCGATCTGTGCGGCAAGGTGCTCACGGTCGGACGAGAGTACACGCATAAGGCGGCCATCAACGTCACCCTCTCGCCGTTCGTGCCGAAAGCGCACACGCCGTTCCAGTGGGACGAAGCCCTGCCCGAGAAAGAAGTTTTCGAGCGCATACGATTTGTCAAGCGACAGACGCGCTCCGGGCAGGTGCAGTTTCGCTTTGCCAGCAGCCAGATGGCGACGATTTCGGCGCTGATCGGACGCGGCGGGCGGGAGATGGCCGACGTGATCGAGACGGCGTTTCGTCTGGGTTGCCGATTCGACAGCTGGGGCGAATCGTTTGATTTCGCCAAGTGGACAGAGGCGCTCGAGCGGCACAATATCGACACGGTCGCCAAGATGAAGCCGATACCGTTCACCCAGCGGCTTCCGTGGTCTCACATTGCCAAAGGCAAATCGGTTGAGCACCTGATCGAGGAGCGGCAGAAGACGTCGTTGCAACTTCAACCTCATGTCGCCCAGATGCAACCCCCTGAGAGAGAAAGCAGCCGGAACGAGAAGCAACCCGAGTTCGGACGCGCCAAGAAACGAGTTATCGTCAAGGATCAGACCGCGCCAACCAAGAATCGGGTGCGGGTGCGATGGAGCAAGTCGGCCCGATTCAAGTATATGTCGCACCTGGACAATCTGCATTTGATGGAACGTGCGCTACGGCGCGCCCGCCTTCCGGTGGCCTACAGCCAGGGACACAATCCGATCATGAAACTCTCGCTTGGCCCGCCGCTGCCGCTGGGGTTTACGTCGGAAGCGGAGTATATCGACATCACACTCGAGACCGGCCTGATGCCGTACATGATCGACAATCTGCGCAGGCAGCTGCCGCAGGGGATCGAAATCCTTGAGGCGCGCACCGCGCTGGAGAAAAAGGCGTCGCTAAGCGGAGCGCTCAACCGGGCCGAGTACGCGGTATCGTATGAGTATTGGTCGGATCGCGAACAATTGGAGGCGTCGCTAGCCACGATCCTGGCGAGCGAAAAGCTCGAGTGCGAACGAGGCGCGGAAGACAAGGTGAAAACGGTGAATCTCAGGCCCGGTGTTTACACTCTACAGATCGAAACCAACCAGCTGGTTATGGTTCTGGGATTGGGCGAGGGGAGCTACGCCAAGCCGACCGAGGTGGCGACGTTTCTGACAGAGAGTCTGACCGTTCCAATCGAAGCACTCCCGTTTCATCGGCGGGCGCTTTACCGAGTCGACGATTTCGGCCGCCGCATCGACCCGATGGATTTGTGA
- a CDS encoding L-threonine 3-dehydrogenase, with the protein MKQILVTGAVGQIGSELTAALRKRYGKNKVVATDVRMPADVELRDAGPFEFLDVLDPHHITRVMQLHEIGTVYHLAAILSATGESRPGVAWQVNMNGLYNMLEAARQYQCSLFFPSSIGAFGPLTPQDKTPQDTIQRPDTIYGVTKVAGELLCDYYHKRFNLDTRGVRFPGLISYETEPGGGTTDYAVDIFYQAIRYKKYTCYLKPDTWLDMMYMPDAIRAMIELMEADGARLVHRNAFNITAMSFTPRMLADEIREHIPEFIVTYDFDHVRQAIADSWPNSMDDSCARAEWGWKPQYDLARMTEDMINVLTRKLQTAPAAS; encoded by the coding sequence ATGAAGCAGATCCTGGTAACCGGTGCCGTTGGGCAGATCGGCTCGGAGCTGACCGCCGCGCTGCGAAAGCGCTACGGCAAGAACAAAGTGGTGGCTACCGATGTTCGAATGCCTGCCGATGTGGAACTGCGCGACGCCGGCCCGTTCGAGTTTCTCGATGTGCTCGATCCGCACCATATCACACGCGTGATGCAGCTTCACGAGATCGGGACGGTCTACCATCTGGCGGCCATATTGTCTGCCACCGGCGAGTCGCGCCCCGGGGTGGCCTGGCAGGTCAACATGAACGGCTTGTACAACATGCTCGAGGCGGCGCGGCAGTACCAGTGTTCGTTGTTTTTTCCCAGTTCGATTGGCGCCTTTGGGCCTCTGACGCCCCAGGATAAAACCCCCCAGGACACGATTCAGCGCCCGGATACGATTTATGGCGTCACCAAAGTGGCGGGTGAGCTTCTGTGCGACTACTACCACAAGCGGTTCAATCTTGACACCCGCGGCGTTCGGTTCCCCGGACTTATCTCTTATGAGACCGAGCCGGGCGGCGGCACCACCGATTACGCGGTCGATATCTTCTATCAGGCCATCCGCTACAAGAAGTACACCTGCTATCTGAAGCCGGATACCTGGCTGGACATGATGTACATGCCGGACGCCATCCGGGCAATGATCGAGCTGATGGAAGCCGACGGCGCGAGGCTCGTTCACCGCAACGCGTTTAATATCACCGCGATGAGTTTCACGCCGAGGATGCTGGCCGATGAAATCCGCGAACATATTCCGGAGTTCATTGTCACCTACGACTTCGATCATGTCCGCCAGGCGATTGCCGATTCCTGGCCCAACTCGATGGACGATTCCTGCGCCCGCGCCGAGTGGGGCTGGAAGCCGCAATACGATCTCGCCCGCATGACCGAGGACATGATCAACGTGCTCACACGCAAGCTTCAGACCGCCCCCGCCGCGAGTTGA
- the acsA gene encoding acetate--CoA ligase: MSHFGLYEDRAKSFSWNIAEKELGYKPGEVINIGWYCSDRVCQVGKADKTALIWEGAGSEEKKYTYNDVRLATNTIAAYLRGLGVHPGDRVCLFMDRIPELYLGFVAVLKLGAIAQPLFSAFGEESLFVRLEDAQAKVILTQRKHVGKVRRIIDQMPFLQHIIVVDHDGKKELKEREMAFSLEAAKPVDDFESHRTTAESPSVLHYTSGTTGKPKGVQHVHYSLISQYLTAKWVLDLHDDDIYWCTADPGWVTGTSYGIIAPFTLGVTQCVADIGFSADNWYRFIEKNRVTVWYSAPTAIRSLMKAGDEVVRKYNMSSLRHLASVGEPLNAEAVHWSLRLFGLPFHDNYWQTETGSMMISNFPGMKVKPGSMGRPFPGITATVLDLKTYEPIHEPGRVGLIAFKPGWPAMMRGYRNNEETYKAKFRDGWYLPGDRSSIDADGYFWFAGRDDDIINTAGHLVSPFEVESALLEHKAVAESAVVAKPDEVNMEVVKAFVTLKPGFEASVDLELDIMNFIRRKLSPLAMPQEIEYVASLPKTRSGKIMRRVLRAKEWGEEIGDTSTLENE, encoded by the coding sequence ATGAGTCATTTTGGCCTCTACGAAGACCGAGCTAAGAGCTTCAGTTGGAACATCGCCGAGAAAGAGCTGGGCTACAAGCCGGGCGAGGTCATCAATATCGGCTGGTATTGTTCCGACCGCGTCTGCCAAGTGGGCAAGGCCGACAAAACGGCGTTGATCTGGGAGGGAGCCGGATCCGAGGAGAAAAAATACACCTATAACGACGTCCGCCTGGCGACCAACACGATCGCCGCTTACCTGCGCGGCCTGGGCGTGCATCCGGGCGACCGGGTCTGCCTCTTCATGGATCGTATCCCGGAGTTATATCTCGGGTTCGTGGCCGTTCTTAAGCTGGGCGCGATTGCCCAGCCGCTGTTTTCAGCTTTCGGCGAGGAGTCGCTGTTCGTGCGGCTGGAAGATGCGCAGGCGAAAGTGATTCTCACCCAGCGCAAGCACGTGGGCAAGGTGCGGCGGATTATCGACCAGATGCCGTTCCTGCAGCATATCATCGTTGTCGATCACGACGGCAAGAAAGAACTCAAAGAGCGCGAGATGGCGTTCTCGCTCGAAGCGGCCAAACCGGTCGACGATTTCGAGTCGCATCGCACTACGGCCGAGTCGCCATCGGTGCTGCACTATACGTCGGGCACCACCGGCAAACCCAAAGGTGTGCAGCATGTCCACTACTCGCTGATATCGCAATATCTGACCGCCAAGTGGGTGCTCGATCTTCATGATGACGACATTTACTGGTGCACCGCCGATCCGGGCTGGGTCACGGGTACATCGTATGGAATCATCGCACCCTTCACGCTGGGCGTTACCCAGTGTGTAGCCGATATCGGGTTCTCGGCAGATAATTGGTATCGGTTTATTGAGAAAAACCGGGTGACAGTCTGGTACTCCGCGCCGACCGCCATTCGCTCGCTGATGAAGGCGGGCGACGAAGTAGTCAGAAAGTACAACATGTCCAGCCTTCGCCACCTGGCCAGCGTGGGCGAACCGCTCAACGCCGAGGCGGTGCACTGGTCGCTCCGCTTATTCGGGCTCCCTTTTCATGATAATTACTGGCAGACAGAAACCGGTTCCATGATGATCAGCAATTTCCCCGGCATGAAAGTAAAGCCGGGATCGATGGGCCGGCCGTTCCCCGGAATAACCGCCACCGTGCTTGATCTGAAAACCTACGAACCGATCCACGAACCGGGGCGGGTCGGCCTGATCGCTTTCAAACCCGGTTGGCCGGCCATGATGCGCGGCTATCGCAATAACGAAGAAACATACAAGGCGAAGTTTCGCGACGGCTGGTACCTTCCGGGCGACCGGTCGAGTATCGATGCCGACGGCTACTTCTGGTTCGCGGGCCGCGACGACGATATCATCAACACTGCCGGTCACCTGGTCAGCCCGTTCGAGGTCGAGTCGGCGCTGCTTGAGCATAAGGCGGTGGCGGAGTCGGCAGTGGTAGCCAAGCCGGATGAGGTCAACATGGAGGTGGTCAAGGCGTTTGTCACGCTCAAGCCGGGGTTCGAGGCGAGTGTCGATCTCGAACTGGACATCATGAACTTCATCAGGCGAAAACTTTCCCCGCTCGCCATGCCGCAGGAAATCGAATATGTGGCGTCGCTGCCGAAAACCCGCAGCGGCAAAATCATGCGCCGGGTGCTTCGCGCCAAGGAGTGGGGTGAGGAAATCGGGGATACGTCGACATTGGAAAACGAATGA
- a CDS encoding DUF6125 family protein produces the protein MFEQLKDLDRETLEKMLADFAKNWLAHDGLWFQAVERHSGMAAAIELDTQAWAKFTVIEAQRIMALHGIPPGSGLPGLKKALRYRMYAFLNTQEIRNETESSFEFYMVDCRVQSARRKKQLPLFPCKSVGVVEYTEFARTIDPRIKTEVICCPPDTSAGDRHYCGWRFSI, from the coding sequence ATGTTCGAGCAACTGAAAGACCTTGATCGCGAAACCCTTGAGAAAATGCTGGCCGATTTCGCCAAGAACTGGCTTGCCCACGACGGCCTCTGGTTCCAGGCGGTCGAGAGACATTCCGGCATGGCAGCCGCGATTGAACTCGACACCCAGGCGTGGGCGAAATTCACCGTAATCGAGGCGCAGCGGATCATGGCGCTTCACGGCATACCGCCCGGCAGCGGATTGCCGGGTCTGAAAAAGGCGCTGCGGTATCGTATGTACGCTTTCCTGAACACGCAGGAAATCAGGAACGAGACCGAATCGTCGTTCGAGTTCTATATGGTCGACTGCCGGGTGCAGTCGGCGCGCCGGAAGAAGCAGCTCCCGCTGTTTCCCTGCAAGTCGGTTGGCGTAGTTGAGTACACCGAATTCGCGCGCACTATCGATCCCCGGATCAAAACCGAGGTGATATGCTGCCCGCCCGACACGTCGGCCGGCGACCGCCACTACTGCGGCTGGCGGTTTTCGATTTAA